The Microlunatus antarcticus genome window below encodes:
- a CDS encoding WhiB family transcriptional regulator has product MSAITHADWTMDAKCRGMEDALFPEASEQKRVRQLCMGCPVRMQCLSEALDNRIEWGVWGGMTERERRQLLRQRPDVTSWADLLMGGGRQVEKAA; this is encoded by the coding sequence ATGTCTGCCATCACGCACGCCGACTGGACCATGGACGCCAAGTGCCGGGGCATGGAAGACGCCCTGTTCCCGGAGGCCTCCGAGCAGAAGCGCGTCCGTCAGCTGTGCATGGGGTGCCCCGTGCGCATGCAGTGCCTCTCGGAGGCGCTCGACAACCGCATCGAGTGGGGTGTGTGGGGTGGCATGACCGAGCGCGAGCGCCGCCAGCTGCTGCGCCAGCGTCCCGACGTCACCTCCTGGGCGGACCTGCTCATGGGTGGCGGTCGTCAGGTCGAGAAGGCCGCTTAG
- a CDS encoding ArsA family ATPase, whose amino-acid sequence MTPPPARTGHAVHTAPFLDVDTLIGDRQIEIVICCGSGGVGKTTTSAALAVRAAEAGRRVVVLTIDPARRLAQSLGLGELDNTPRPVVGIDTTAGGSLDAMMLDMKRTFDEVVVTHSTPEKAQQILANPFYKALSSSFSGTQEYMAMERLGQLHAQASTDAAAGRPAWDLIVVDTPPARSALDFLDAPEHLSSLLDGRFIRLLLAPAKGPLRLMGVGFNLVSNAMNKVLGSSLITDVQTFVRACEAIFGGFRQRAEETFARLSSRHTVFLVVATAQRDALREASYFVDRLTEERMPLAGLVVNRVHGSTLDVSAERSASLAEDLDGTHELEAEALRRHADLMRVADAESTLLDRFASSRPEVPQTQVPVLPSDVTALADLREVGRLMAEKD is encoded by the coding sequence GTGACTCCCCCGCCCGCCCGTACGGGGCACGCCGTGCACACGGCGCCCTTCCTCGACGTCGACACCCTGATCGGCGACCGCCAGATCGAGATCGTCATCTGCTGCGGCTCCGGAGGGGTCGGCAAGACCACGACCTCCGCCGCGCTCGCGGTCCGGGCGGCCGAGGCCGGCCGTCGGGTCGTCGTGCTGACCATCGACCCGGCCCGCCGCCTCGCGCAGTCCCTCGGACTCGGCGAGCTCGACAACACCCCGCGACCGGTGGTCGGCATCGACACCACCGCCGGCGGCAGCCTCGACGCGATGATGCTCGACATGAAGCGGACCTTCGACGAGGTCGTGGTCACGCACTCCACGCCGGAGAAGGCGCAGCAGATCCTGGCGAACCCCTTCTACAAGGCCCTGTCCTCGTCCTTCTCGGGCACGCAGGAGTACATGGCCATGGAGCGGCTCGGCCAGCTGCACGCCCAGGCCAGCACCGACGCCGCGGCCGGTCGGCCCGCCTGGGACCTGATCGTCGTCGACACCCCGCCCGCCCGCTCGGCGCTCGACTTCCTCGACGCGCCCGAGCACCTGAGCTCGCTGCTCGACGGCCGGTTCATCCGGCTGCTGCTCGCGCCGGCCAAGGGCCCGCTCCGCCTCATGGGGGTCGGCTTCAACCTGGTCTCGAACGCCATGAACAAGGTGCTGGGCAGCAGCCTCATCACCGACGTGCAGACCTTCGTCCGGGCCTGCGAAGCGATCTTCGGCGGGTTCCGCCAGCGCGCGGAGGAGACGTTCGCGCGGCTCAGCTCACGCCACACGGTCTTCCTCGTCGTCGCCACCGCCCAGCGCGACGCGCTGCGCGAGGCCTCCTACTTCGTCGACCGCCTCACCGAGGAGCGCATGCCCCTCGCCGGCCTCGTCGTCAACCGCGTCCACGGCAGCACCCTCGACGTCTCGGCGGAACGTTCCGCCTCCCTCGCCGAGGACCTCGACGGCACGCACGAGCTGGAGGCCGAGGCGCTGCGCCGCCACGCCGACCTCATGCGCGTGGCCGACGCCGAGTCGACCCTGCTCGACCGCTTCGCCTCCTCCCGCCCGGAGGTCCCGCAGACCCAGGTCCCGGTCCTGCCGAGCGACGTCACCGCCCTCGCCGACCTCCGCGAGGTCGGCAGGCTGATGGCCGAGAAGGACTGA
- a CDS encoding ArsA family ATPase, whose product MSAPRHTLHIVSGKGGTGKTTVAAGLACALATRGRRVLLCEVEKRQGLSELFGVPPLEGDEERRLTRTPAGGSVFGLSIDAEDALREYLETFYHLGLAGRALDRFGVIDFVTSIAPGLRDVLLTGKVYEAVRRGVKRLPTAYDSVVLDAPPTGRIGQFLNIHDEVSGIAKVGPIRSQADSVAALLRSRSTIVHLVTLLEDMPVTETEEAVGALRASGTGVGTVIENMVNPSPFEPAVLADVAAGSVALDVPGWEQQQNAALAAEFAVEASRTLEQQVRHERLQQLGLPLVQVDFDPLGIDAESLFAIAEQLTDQLALEVA is encoded by the coding sequence GTGAGCGCTCCTCGCCACACCCTCCACATCGTCAGCGGCAAGGGCGGCACGGGGAAGACGACGGTCGCCGCCGGGCTGGCCTGCGCGCTGGCGACCCGCGGTCGGCGCGTGCTGCTCTGCGAGGTCGAGAAGCGTCAGGGGCTGAGCGAGCTCTTCGGCGTCCCGCCGCTGGAGGGCGACGAGGAACGGCGCCTGACCCGTACGCCGGCCGGCGGCAGCGTCTTCGGCCTGTCGATCGACGCCGAGGACGCCCTGCGGGAGTACCTCGAGACCTTCTACCACCTGGGCCTCGCCGGCCGGGCGCTCGACCGCTTCGGCGTGATCGACTTCGTGACGTCCATCGCGCCGGGGCTCCGCGACGTGCTGCTCACCGGCAAGGTCTACGAGGCCGTGCGCCGCGGCGTGAAGCGGCTCCCGACCGCGTACGACTCCGTCGTCCTCGACGCGCCGCCCACCGGACGCATCGGGCAGTTCCTCAACATCCACGACGAGGTCTCGGGCATCGCCAAGGTCGGCCCGATCCGGTCCCAGGCCGACTCGGTCGCGGCGCTGCTGCGGTCGCGCTCGACGATCGTGCACCTGGTGACCCTGCTCGAGGACATGCCCGTCACCGAGACCGAGGAGGCCGTCGGCGCGCTCCGCGCGAGCGGCACCGGCGTCGGCACGGTCATCGAGAACATGGTCAACCCGTCGCCCTTCGAGCCCGCGGTGCTCGCCGACGTGGCCGCCGGGTCCGTCGCCCTGGACGTGCCGGGGTGGGAGCAGCAGCAGAACGCGGCGCTGGCCGCGGAGTTCGCCGTCGAGGCCTCGCGCACCCTCGAGCAGCAGGTCCGGCACGAACGCCTCCAGCAGCTCGGGCTCCCGCTCGTCCAGGTCGACTTCGACCCGCTGGGGATCGACGCCGAGTCGCTCTTCGCGATCGCGGAGCAGCTCACCGACCAGCTCGCCCTGGAGGTCGCGTGA
- a CDS encoding VOC family protein, with the protein MSESPVRFDLVALDTPDPAGLARFYCDLLGWQVESGDASDDWVTIRADGGTGPGAGARLAFQLAPDFVAPTWPDPAVPQQVHLDLAVDDLESAGAFAESVGAHRVRGPGTEQDYWVYLDPAGHPFCLCVSAPATAGAAEGTSR; encoded by the coding sequence ATGAGTGAGAGTCCCGTGCGCTTCGACCTCGTCGCCCTCGACACGCCTGACCCGGCCGGTCTGGCCCGCTTCTACTGCGACCTGCTCGGCTGGCAGGTCGAGAGCGGCGACGCGAGCGACGACTGGGTGACCATCCGCGCGGACGGCGGGACGGGACCCGGTGCGGGGGCACGGCTCGCGTTCCAGCTGGCCCCCGACTTCGTGGCCCCGACGTGGCCCGACCCGGCCGTCCCGCAGCAGGTCCACCTCGACCTCGCGGTGGACGACCTGGAGTCGGCCGGCGCGTTCGCCGAGTCGGTCGGCGCCCACCGTGTCCGCGGGCCGGGCACGGAGCAGGACTACTGGGTCTACCTGGACCCGGCGGGCCACCCGTTCTGCCTGTGCGTGTCAGCGCCGGCCACGGCGGGCGCGGCGGAGGGGACCTCTCGCTAG
- a CDS encoding DUF4177 domain-containing protein, with the protein MTKWEYVTVPLLVHATKQILDNWGSDGWELVQVVPGLNPENLVAYLKRPLPTA; encoded by the coding sequence ATGACGAAGTGGGAGTACGTGACCGTTCCGCTGCTGGTGCACGCGACCAAGCAGATCCTCGACAACTGGGGCTCGGACGGGTGGGAGCTGGTCCAGGTGGTGCCGGGCCTCAACCCGGAGAACCTCGTGGCCTACCTCAAGCGCCCGCTGCCGACGGCCTGA
- a CDS encoding RidA family protein, protein MTAPQSSTDGQTPTARLAALGLELPAVAAPVAAYVPAVRLGDTVWTSGQLPFVDGKLLATGKVGDGIRSEIDADGAAHLAQVAGLNALAAVAEQAGGLDAVVRIVKVVVFVASTPDFTGQPAVANGASELFGQVFGSAHARSAVGVVVLPLDSPVEVEVVAEVRSRPTVVPV, encoded by the coding sequence GTGACAGCCCCGCAGTCATCGACGGACGGCCAGACGCCGACGGCCCGCCTGGCCGCGCTCGGGCTGGAGCTGCCGGCCGTGGCGGCGCCGGTCGCCGCGTACGTCCCGGCGGTCCGGCTCGGCGACACGGTCTGGACGAGCGGACAGCTGCCGTTCGTCGACGGCAAGCTGCTGGCCACCGGCAAGGTCGGTGACGGCATCCGGTCCGAGATCGACGCCGACGGCGCCGCCCACCTCGCACAGGTCGCCGGGCTGAACGCCCTGGCCGCCGTGGCCGAGCAGGCGGGCGGGCTCGACGCGGTCGTCCGGATCGTCAAGGTCGTCGTGTTCGTGGCGAGCACGCCGGACTTCACCGGCCAGCCGGCCGTGGCCAACGGGGCGAGCGAGCTGTTCGGCCAGGTCTTCGGCAGCGCCCACGCGCGCAGCGCCGTGGGCGTGGTCGTGCTCCCGCTCGACTCGCCCGTCGAGGTCGAGGTCGTGGCCGAGGTCCGCAGCCGCCCCACCGTCGTCCCCGTCTGA
- a CDS encoding MBL fold metallo-hydrolase, with product MSAVRAGSAVPGVVASVLAPNPGPMTLQGTNSWVLGDPALGPVVVVDPGPEDDGHLTRVLEAAGGRVVTVLLTHRHLDHSAGAATFAARAGCGVRAVDPAWRVGDDGLDDGTVIEAAGVRLEVLATPGHTSDSVSLLATYAEDGVPRVDLLTGDTVLGFGSTVITHPDGDLGAYLDSLDRLLGVVDDRGVTRILPGHGPVVADPEGVLTGYRTHRRERLAQVRAALAAGARTPEEVLAAVYPDSVGTPIEGAALQSVRAQLDHLDAHRQH from the coding sequence GTGTCGGCAGTGCGGGCGGGGTCGGCGGTGCCGGGCGTGGTGGCGTCGGTCCTGGCGCCCAACCCCGGCCCGATGACGCTCCAGGGCACGAACAGCTGGGTCCTCGGCGACCCGGCGCTCGGCCCGGTCGTGGTCGTCGACCCGGGTCCCGAGGACGACGGTCACCTGACCCGGGTGCTCGAGGCCGCGGGGGGCCGGGTGGTCACCGTGCTCCTCACCCACCGCCACCTCGACCACAGTGCGGGGGCGGCTACGTTCGCCGCCCGGGCGGGCTGCGGCGTCCGGGCCGTGGACCCCGCCTGGCGGGTCGGTGACGACGGGCTCGACGACGGCACGGTGATCGAGGCCGCCGGCGTCCGGCTCGAGGTGCTGGCGACGCCCGGGCACACGAGCGACTCGGTGAGCCTGCTCGCGACGTACGCCGAGGACGGGGTGCCCCGGGTCGACCTCCTGACCGGGGACACCGTCCTGGGCTTCGGCAGCACCGTCATCACGCACCCCGACGGCGACCTGGGCGCATACCTCGACTCGCTCGACCGCCTCCTCGGCGTCGTCGACGACCGCGGGGTCACCCGGATCCTGCCCGGCCACGGCCCGGTCGTGGCCGACCCCGAGGGCGTCCTGACGGGCTACCGCACCCACCGGCGGGAGCGACTGGCGCAGGTGCGTGCAGCGCTCGCCGCGGGCGCCCGGACGCCGGAGGAGGTGCTGGCCGCGGTCTACCCCGACTCGGTCGGCACGCCGATCGAGGGCGCGGCGCTCCAGTCGGTCCGCGCCCAGCTCGACCACCTCGACGCTCATCGGCAGCACTGA
- a CDS encoding trypsin-like peptidase domain-containing protein: MTSDEQRDPGTPSTPPSAYQGPYSYGSGGSYPPPTGSAYGQPSGPSYGSPSYGAPSYGSQSYAGQPYGTPAPGTSTPGQPGTTALVERPRRRRGGILAAATLAAVIGAGAGIGSYAYLGGAATSAGSPISVTTVPAASSPVLDGTISAAAGKIDPSVVTITVQAGNSGDIGSGVVLDTDGHILTNNHVVSAAAGSGQTSMTVTLPDGTTAPATVVGTSASNDLAVIKVDGVADLKPATFAKSDALQVGQAVVAAGAPLGLSESITSGIVSNTARPVRSGNDNDAVYLAVQTDAAINPGNSGGPLVDLNGSVVGINSSIASTGSSGGSGSQSGNIGIGFAIPSDVAVRVAGELIANGKSVNAAFGVTVGGSADSDLSTATGVALQTVVPDGAAAAAGLRAGDVVTKVDDFHTTTADGLIASTRYFAPGTTVTVTYVRDGGAAQTVDVKLGSS; the protein is encoded by the coding sequence ATGACGTCGGACGAGCAGCGCGACCCGGGCACCCCCTCGACCCCTCCCTCGGCCTACCAGGGGCCGTACTCCTACGGCTCCGGCGGGAGCTACCCGCCGCCCACGGGGTCGGCGTACGGGCAGCCGAGCGGTCCGTCCTACGGGAGCCCCTCGTACGGCGCGCCGTCCTACGGGAGCCAGTCGTACGCCGGACAGCCCTACGGCACGCCGGCTCCGGGCACGTCGACCCCGGGTCAGCCGGGGACGACCGCGCTGGTCGAGCGCCCGCGACGTCGGCGCGGCGGGATCCTCGCGGCCGCCACGCTCGCCGCGGTGATCGGTGCCGGCGCCGGGATCGGCTCGTACGCCTACCTCGGCGGAGCGGCGACCTCGGCCGGCTCGCCGATCAGCGTGACCACCGTCCCCGCGGCCAGCAGCCCGGTGCTCGACGGCACGATCAGCGCGGCCGCGGGCAAGATCGACCCCTCGGTGGTGACCATCACCGTGCAGGCCGGCAACAGCGGCGACATCGGCAGCGGCGTCGTGCTCGACACCGACGGCCACATCCTCACGAACAACCACGTGGTCTCGGCCGCCGCGGGTTCCGGGCAGACGAGCATGACGGTGACGCTGCCGGACGGGACGACGGCGCCGGCCACGGTCGTCGGCACCTCGGCCAGCAACGACCTCGCCGTGATCAAGGTCGACGGCGTGGCGGACCTCAAGCCGGCGACGTTCGCGAAGTCGGACGCCCTGCAGGTGGGCCAGGCCGTCGTCGCGGCCGGTGCGCCGCTGGGTCTGTCGGAGTCGATCACCAGCGGCATCGTGTCCAACACGGCCCGTCCGGTGCGCTCCGGGAACGACAACGACGCGGTCTACCTCGCCGTCCAGACCGATGCGGCCATCAACCCCGGCAACTCGGGCGGCCCTCTCGTCGACCTCAACGGCTCGGTCGTCGGCATCAACTCCTCGATCGCCAGCACCGGCTCCAGCGGCGGCAGCGGCAGCCAGTCCGGCAACATCGGCATCGGCTTCGCCATCCCGTCCGACGTCGCCGTCCGCGTCGCCGGCGAGCTGATCGCCAACGGCAAGTCGGTCAACGCGGCCTTCGGCGTCACGGTCGGCGGCAGCGCGGACTCCGACCTGTCGACCGCCACCGGCGTCGCGCTGCAGACCGTCGTGCCCGACGGCGCCGCGGCAGCCGCCGGTCTGCGGGCCGGGGACGTCGTGACCAAGGTCGACGACTTCCACACCACCACCGCCGACGGCCTCATCGCCTCGACCCGCTACTTCGCCCCGGGCACCACGGTCACCGTCACGTACGTCCGCGACGGCGGCGCCGCGCAGACGGTCGACGTCAAGCTCGGCTCCTCCTGA
- a CDS encoding Rv2578c family radical SAM protein, which produces MFSWSMRWAGQSVGNVVSDAAALPGLEEMPGLVRTVRTPEFAGVTFHEVMARSALNHVPATSDVPFRWTINPYRGCTHGCVYCFARQTHSYLDLDTGADFDAEIVVKVNVAEVLAREVARPSWGREAVALGTNTDPYQRAEGRYRLMPGIIEALAGSATPFSILTKGTTLRRDLSLLAEAASRAPVMMGVSLALLDETVQETLEPGTPSPRARLELVRSIRAAGLPCQVLIAPVLPLLTDRDDDLERVITAVAEAGATSASVMALHLRPGAREWFLRWLGEQHPELVEPYSELYRGGSYVLKSYASDLAERTRPLLRRFGLNRPSAWRQPSRDSS; this is translated from the coding sequence GTGTTCTCATGGAGCATGCGGTGGGCGGGTCAATCGGTCGGGAACGTGGTGTCCGACGCCGCCGCGCTGCCGGGGCTGGAGGAGATGCCCGGGCTCGTCCGGACGGTGCGGACGCCGGAGTTCGCGGGGGTCACGTTCCACGAGGTGATGGCGCGGTCCGCGCTCAACCACGTGCCCGCCACCTCGGACGTGCCGTTCCGCTGGACGATCAACCCCTACCGCGGCTGCACCCACGGGTGCGTCTACTGCTTCGCCCGGCAGACGCACTCCTACCTCGACCTGGACACCGGGGCGGACTTCGACGCCGAGATCGTGGTCAAGGTCAACGTCGCCGAGGTGCTGGCCCGCGAGGTCGCCCGCCCGTCCTGGGGTCGCGAGGCGGTCGCGCTCGGCACGAACACCGACCCCTACCAGCGGGCCGAGGGCCGCTACCGGCTGATGCCCGGGATCATCGAGGCCCTCGCCGGGTCGGCGACGCCGTTCTCGATCCTGACCAAGGGCACCACGCTTCGCCGCGACCTTTCGCTGCTCGCCGAGGCCGCGAGCCGTGCGCCCGTGATGATGGGCGTCTCGCTGGCCCTGCTCGACGAGACCGTGCAGGAGACGCTGGAGCCCGGCACCCCCTCGCCGCGGGCCCGCCTGGAGCTGGTCCGGTCGATCCGCGCGGCGGGCCTGCCGTGCCAGGTCCTGATCGCGCCGGTCCTGCCGCTGCTGACCGACCGCGACGACGACCTCGAACGCGTGATCACCGCGGTGGCGGAGGCCGGTGCCACCTCGGCGTCGGTCATGGCGCTGCACCTGCGGCCCGGGGCGCGCGAGTGGTTCCTGCGCTGGCTGGGGGAGCAGCACCCCGAGCTCGTCGAGCCGTACTCCGAGCTCTACCGCGGCGGGTCGTACGTCCTGAAGTCGTACGCGTCCGACCTGGCCGAGCGCACGCGTCCGCTGCTGCGCCGGTTCGGTCTGAACCGGCCGTCCGCCTGGCGCCAGCCGTCGCGGGACAGCAGCTAG
- a CDS encoding Crp/Fnr family transcriptional regulator, protein MDPEVLTKAPLFAELDAESASALEQAMGTLRLSKGEILFREGETEDRLYVVVAGKIKLGRSGSAGRENLLAVLGPGQMFGELSVFDPGPRSSTATAVTAVEVRTLEHDELMRWIEGHPEVARSLLAQLAGRLRRANDVVADLVFSDVPGRVAKQLLELARRFGDRKDDGVHVHHDLTQEELAQLVGASRETVNKALADFAARGWIRLEPRSVTLLDVERVERRAR, encoded by the coding sequence GTGGATCCCGAGGTGTTGACCAAGGCCCCGCTCTTCGCCGAGCTCGACGCCGAGAGCGCATCGGCGCTCGAGCAGGCGATGGGGACGCTGCGGCTGTCCAAGGGCGAGATCCTCTTCCGGGAGGGCGAGACCGAGGACCGGCTGTACGTCGTGGTCGCCGGCAAGATCAAGCTCGGCCGGAGCGGTTCCGCCGGTCGGGAGAACCTGCTGGCCGTCCTCGGCCCGGGCCAGATGTTCGGCGAGCTGTCGGTCTTCGACCCCGGCCCCCGCTCGAGCACGGCGACCGCGGTCACCGCGGTCGAGGTGCGCACGCTCGAGCACGACGAGCTGATGCGCTGGATCGAGGGGCACCCCGAGGTCGCGCGGAGCCTGCTCGCGCAGCTCGCGGGCCGGCTGCGCCGGGCCAACGACGTCGTCGCCGACCTGGTCTTCTCCGACGTCCCGGGACGGGTGGCCAAGCAGCTGCTCGAGCTCGCCCGCCGCTTCGGCGACCGCAAGGACGACGGCGTGCACGTCCACCACGACCTCACCCAGGAGGAGCTCGCCCAGCTGGTGGGCGCCTCCCGCGAGACGGTCAACAAGGCCCTCGCCGACTTCGCCGCCCGCGGCTGGATCCGGCTCGAGCCCCGTTCCGTGACCCTGCTCGACGTCGAGCGCGTGGAACGCCGGGCGCGCTAG
- the nth gene encoding endonuclease III, producing MSPSDTRTALVRRARSIDRTLGHTYPEAHVELDFTTPLELLVATILSAQSTDKRVNTITPVLFARYPDAAAYAGADRVELETLITPTGFFRAKTDTLLKLGVQLLERFDGEVPATLAELVTLPGVGRKTANVVLGNAFGIPGITVDTHFGRLSRRFGWTTEEDPVKVEAEVGALFPKKDWVMLCHHVIWHGRRRCHARNPACGACPVAKLCPSYGEGETDPTKAAKLVREPRG from the coding sequence GTGAGCCCGAGCGACACGCGGACCGCCCTGGTCCGTCGGGCCCGGTCGATCGACCGGACGCTGGGACACACCTATCCCGAGGCCCACGTCGAGCTCGACTTCACGACGCCGCTCGAGCTGCTCGTCGCGACGATCCTCTCCGCGCAGAGCACGGACAAGCGGGTCAACACGATCACCCCGGTCCTCTTCGCCCGCTACCCCGACGCGGCGGCGTACGCGGGGGCCGACCGGGTCGAGCTCGAGACGCTGATCACCCCCACCGGGTTCTTCCGGGCCAAGACCGACACCCTGCTCAAGCTCGGGGTGCAGCTCCTCGAGCGCTTCGACGGGGAGGTCCCCGCCACCCTGGCCGAGCTCGTGACGCTGCCGGGGGTGGGCCGCAAGACGGCGAACGTCGTGCTCGGCAACGCCTTCGGGATCCCCGGGATCACGGTCGACACGCACTTCGGCCGGCTCTCGCGCCGGTTCGGCTGGACGACCGAGGAGGACCCGGTCAAGGTCGAGGCCGAGGTCGGCGCGCTCTTTCCCAAGAAGGACTGGGTGATGCTGTGCCACCACGTCATCTGGCACGGCCGCCGTCGCTGCCACGCGCGCAACCCGGCCTGCGGCGCCTGCCCGGTCGCGAAGCTCTGCCCGTCGTACGGCGAGGGTGAGACCGACCCGACGAAGGCGGCGAAGCTCGTCCGCGAGCCGCGCGGATGA
- a CDS encoding TlpA family protein disulfide reductase, whose protein sequence is MRGLRRTAAVVGLVLALAGCTETPSVVRSTQPATAPSTAAPADPTSAPNPDLAAAKKAAGIADCPTTDASPAKGGLPDASVECLDGGRDVRLASLRGPLIVNVWASWCGPCRTEAPFLAEAGRAGSAVRLIGVSFNDPAPDAAVTFAADAGWTYPQLYDADQVLRRAQVGGLPVTFFVRPDGTVAGRHAGGFTSSQELADASRQYLGVAP, encoded by the coding sequence ATGAGGGGCCTGCGGCGTACGGCGGCCGTCGTCGGTCTGGTCCTGGCGCTGGCCGGCTGCACGGAGACGCCGAGCGTGGTGCGCTCCACGCAGCCCGCCACGGCCCCGTCGACGGCCGCACCCGCGGACCCGACCTCGGCGCCGAACCCGGACCTCGCGGCGGCCAAGAAGGCGGCCGGGATCGCCGACTGCCCGACCACCGACGCCAGCCCGGCGAAGGGCGGGCTGCCGGACGCCAGCGTTGAGTGCCTGGACGGTGGGCGCGACGTGCGGCTGGCGTCCCTGCGCGGCCCGCTGATCGTCAACGTCTGGGCGTCCTGGTGCGGGCCGTGCCGGACGGAGGCCCCGTTCCTGGCCGAGGCCGGCCGGGCGGGCTCAGCGGTCCGGCTGATCGGCGTCAGCTTCAACGACCCGGCCCCCGACGCGGCGGTGACCTTCGCCGCCGACGCCGGCTGGACCTACCCCCAGCTCTACGACGCCGACCAGGTCCTCCGCCGCGCCCAGGTCGGAGGCCTGCCGGTGACGTTCTTCGTCCGTCCCGACGGGACCGTGGCCGGGCGACACGCGGGCGGGTTCACCTCGTCGCAGGAGCTCGCCGACGCGAGCCGGCAGTACCTGGGCGTCGCGCCGTGA
- a CDS encoding NUDIX hydrolase, with amino-acid sequence MRPAQGARKSAVLALFGEGPSGPEVLLVERALTLRSHPGQIAFPGGAADPGDVDLVDTALREAYEECGVLRDGVEVLGALPAAHVVVSGFDVTAVVAWWRVPLADTPADPGEVAAVLRVPVADLVDPANRVTARHPTGFRGPAFTVAGHLVWGLTAHLLAAVLDLAGWTTPWDDTREVGIPDRYLRDRRPSTLARDTGGPDAH; translated from the coding sequence CTGCGGCCCGCCCAGGGCGCCCGGAAGTCGGCCGTCCTCGCGCTCTTCGGCGAGGGTCCGTCCGGACCGGAGGTGCTGCTCGTCGAGCGGGCGTTGACGCTGCGCTCGCACCCCGGCCAGATCGCCTTCCCCGGCGGCGCCGCCGACCCGGGCGACGTCGACCTCGTCGACACCGCGCTGCGGGAGGCGTACGAGGAGTGCGGCGTGCTGCGCGACGGTGTCGAGGTCCTCGGCGCGCTTCCCGCCGCGCACGTCGTCGTGAGCGGCTTCGACGTCACCGCGGTCGTGGCCTGGTGGCGCGTCCCGCTGGCGGACACCCCGGCCGACCCGGGCGAGGTCGCCGCGGTGCTGCGGGTGCCGGTCGCCGACCTCGTCGACCCGGCCAACCGCGTGACCGCCCGGCACCCGACGGGCTTCCGCGGCCCGGCGTTCACCGTCGCCGGTCACCTCGTCTGGGGCCTCACCGCCCACCTGCTCGCCGCCGTGCTGGACCTGGCCGGCTGGACCACGCCCTGGGACGACACGCGCGAGGTCGGGATCCCCGACCGTTACTTGCGCGACCGTCGTCCGAGCACGCTCGCCCGAGACACCGGAGGACCCGATGCCCACTGA
- a CDS encoding HD domain-containing protein, which produces MPTETRTPRPLSDADAAELAERWHAVLPHQEAMGADLVERYREPWRRYHDVRHLLAVLRQVDALASDQDLFIVRLAAWFHDAIYDIPFRELTNEEGSARLALRELSRAGLEQEDLTQVARLVRMTADHVPGSRDPEGELLCDADLAVLAGSPEEYAAYVADVREEYADVADDDFFSARFEVLEPWVEGEIYRTGKGKLLTPAARANVAAEVRELAEHLGIEAPPAALEL; this is translated from the coding sequence ATGCCCACTGAGACCCGTACGCCCCGCCCCCTGTCCGACGCGGACGCCGCCGAGCTGGCCGAGCGCTGGCACGCCGTGCTGCCGCACCAGGAGGCGATGGGCGCGGACCTCGTCGAGCGCTACCGCGAGCCCTGGCGTCGCTACCACGACGTCCGCCACCTGCTGGCCGTGCTGCGCCAGGTCGACGCGCTGGCCAGCGACCAGGACCTCTTCATCGTCCGGCTGGCGGCGTGGTTCCACGACGCGATCTACGACATCCCGTTCCGCGAGCTGACGAACGAGGAGGGCTCGGCCCGGCTGGCGCTGCGCGAGCTGAGCCGTGCGGGGCTGGAGCAGGAGGACCTCACGCAGGTCGCCCGCCTCGTCCGGATGACCGCCGACCACGTGCCCGGCAGCCGCGACCCCGAGGGCGAGCTGCTGTGCGACGCCGACCTCGCCGTCCTGGCCGGTTCGCCGGAGGAGTACGCCGCGTACGTGGCCGACGTCCGCGAGGAGTACGCCGACGTGGCGGACGACGACTTCTTCTCGGCCCGCTTCGAGGTCCTCGAGCCCTGGGTCGAGGGCGAGATCTACCGCACCGGCAAGGGCAAGCTGCTGACCCCGGCCGCCCGCGCGAACGTCGCCGCCGAGGTGCGCGAGCTCGCCGAGCACCTCGGCATCGAGGCCCCGCCCGCAGCCCTGGAGCTCTGA